A window from Pseudomonas frederiksbergensis encodes these proteins:
- a CDS encoding hotdog fold thioesterase codes for MSLWRTHPNIEQLNALQKNTIGEVLDIRFEAFDDESLTASMVIDHRTHQPYGLLHGGASVVLAETVGSMASYLCIDASKFYCVGLEINANHLRGLRSGRVTAVAKPIHIGRTTHVWDIRLTSDEGKASCVSRLTMAVVPLGENPPAR; via the coding sequence ATGAGCTTGTGGCGTACCCATCCCAACATTGAACAGTTGAACGCACTCCAGAAAAACACCATCGGCGAAGTGCTGGATATTCGCTTCGAAGCCTTCGACGACGAGTCCCTGACCGCGAGCATGGTCATCGACCATCGTACTCACCAGCCTTACGGCTTGCTGCACGGCGGCGCCTCGGTGGTGCTGGCCGAAACGGTGGGCTCGATGGCCAGTTACCTGTGCATCGACGCCAGCAAGTTTTACTGTGTTGGCCTGGAAATCAACGCCAACCATTTGCGCGGCTTGCGAAGTGGGCGGGTCACGGCGGTGGCCAAGCCGATTCACATTGGCCGCACGACGCATGTCTGGGACATCCGTTTGACCAGCGATGAGGGCAAGGCCAGTTGTGTGTCGCGGTTGACCATGGCGGTGGTGCCATTGGGCGAGAATCCGCCCGCCCGCTGA